One Hoplias malabaricus isolate fHopMal1 chromosome 12, fHopMal1.hap1, whole genome shotgun sequence genomic window, CACATCCTAACAACCTACAATTGTCATCCTGGAATGTGGGAGCCTCAATTGCTGTCaccgaaatggctccctaatcCCACATTAATATTGCGCTATATAGTGAGGCACAATTGATCACTAAATAGTCCTACAAATAAGTGATTTCAAACACTTCCAATATTTGTTGCTTAGTAACAAAGAAACTCCCACTGCATCCTGGTCCACATTTAAGAGCTAGTGGGCCTGATCCTGGTCCATATAGGAGCTCAAACAGTGGCCTAAAATGTAAACAGGCAGACACTATATAGTGCACGTCTTTGAGGTTCTGCCGTTTTATAGTGATGTTAGAAAAACGCGGTGACCAAATTTAAGTGTACACAAACAATCCTAAAATTGTTTACTACACTCCTGATTTCAGTTCCCAATAATAATGCACTATAAAGTGAACAATGTAGGGATTAAtgagtagggagccatttcaaaCTTTCTATTTTATATTCAGACATGAAGCACCAAGTTAAGCCGACTGACATGCAGTGAGTATGAATCATTACAGTAATCAAGCCAAATGTTATAGTACAATAgactaagtgaaaataagttaaGATGGTCTCTACaggaatattataaatattatgtccTGTTTTCTGCTCAATTTATTGAACTATTCTATGAACTAAACTAGTCTATTTATCGAGTTTAACGTATTAAGGGAATGTGCACTGATGTTTTACACACcacattatatttttgattacgtttaatttaacaaagaataaaaataattatttagtaatataaaatgtgtagaagtgtgttctctgtatttttacttttaaaaattattaaaacatttgatCACAGGCTCCCAAACTTACTTTACAGCTGTAAACTGCAGGTTTTGGTCATCCATAATGAGTCCCAGAGATTAACTGTTCTAATGTTGCTCACTGTATGTCTGGCTTTCCTCTAAAGAGACTGCTGTAACCTTTACCTGACTGGATTAATATAACCGTCATTAATGCAAAGCTTTGCTTATCCAGCTGCCATTTCATGTGCTCAGAGCTTATTTTAATGCAGGTCTTCTCCTCCCAACTTGAACCTAGCTTTTCTTGTATCTTTCGTTTAGATTAGACTATTCATGTGTCCAAAGAAAAGCTTCACCTCAGAGCTCTGGGTCAATATTTAAGGTCTTTGTTAATGCAGTTAGCTCTCCAGCTGctgtgaacatttttaaacGTCAAGAACATGGTTCAGGTACGAGATGTAGCATATGGCAAGGCGTAGTATCTCGATCTTGGAGAGCTTCTTGTCAGGTGGCAGTGTGGGCAGCAATTTGCGGAGCTCGGCGAAGGCCACGTTGAAGGCCTCAACGCGGATGCGCTCTCGTGTGGCGTGGGCGAGCCGATATTTAGCCGTGGCTCGCCGCCGTCTGCGCTTCTCCTCACGGGTCAGAGGAGGCGCTACAGAGCGAGAGCGAGACTTACTGTCCACCTCCAACTCCACAGCCTCGTTCACCAGGTGTTCAGACTTAATAACATTCAGCAGGTTTTCAGGATCAGACTGAGGCCACAGCAGGTCAGAATCAGAGTGATCCGGACTCAGCATCATCTTCAAACAGTGGGGGCGGGGGGCTTAAACAGAGAGTTGGGGGTATTAATGTTCCTGGGGAAAGAAAAATATTAGAGAATAGTCTATGAGCAAAGAcaaatagaaagaaaaagaagagtggAGCGTCAGAGAGAAAAcgggaagaaagagagaatgggTGAGGAACAGAATTAGAGATGATAGTGGGGAAAGTAAATTTCTGAAGCAGAGTGAGAGACTGAGAAACAGCATGTGGGGAAGGAATGAATAAAttgaaagaaaggaagaaaaagaaaagaaactacAGGGGAATTTAAATGTAAGAAAATCAGGTCAGCTTAACATGGATCCTTAACAAggatatttcactgttttatttaagtATTCCTAACTACAAATCTCTGAAGAAAGTAAGCCATTTGCTGTAGTATTTTGAGTTGAAATTTTTTGGttaaatatttgcatataaaTAGTTGTGCCACACATTGAACCAgagatacaaaaataaataaataaataaataaataaataaataaaacaaactgaaTCGATTTAACCACTTTACTTTTCAACCAAAGTTCAATAAATACTTCAcacagagaggaagaaagcaagaaaaaaaaaatgacgcAAACCTAGTTTTGCTGGCACGCCATAGCCAtagtcacagaggtgtttgtggCATTTCAGAAACAGGAAAGGCCAAAacacatacccttgtcattgggaggtctggagaagctttggtgcttcatatcaatgtctttgtttacatgttttattacatgttttacatgtttattatgtgattgtgtacAGAAACTATAGAGGGCAGgattaataaatgcagaaatggaaaaaaaggaccacagtttttttcataatatttaacaCTAGCATcagtatttttttcttgttcgttttatttaaaaataaatactagctGATTTACCTCCAAAGGAAAATGAAGACCAagaatattttgttgattttaagaattataaTCACTTATgtattcaatgtaacaggttagAGCAGGGGTCACCAATCTTGTCCACAAAGAGCTGGTGTGTTTGTTGGTTTTCATTCCAACCaaacaggagcacaccctgtatAACTGTTTAGAGAAGGAGACTAGTTGAAATGAAAATCTGcagccacactggccctttgtggataagattggtgaCACTTGGGTTAGAGCAAAGCACATGAAGGTTAAGGAGGATgtgcgcagctatatggagttttagaAACACAaaacgccacaaaatgtctccccatcacttccctttacaatatttctagCAAAGacacactcacgtgaaataagacaaattcaaaaatcctcctctgtctgtgagatataatacataAGTAAATGTTACAGAGTTTCAAGCCGtactgctgagcttgtgaaaaTTGGAGAAACATAACCAATGCTGAGCCGAGGCTCTGGCCAACACTTATGGCCAagcacagccccagaaacacacacaaatggagtgttcctgtcttacttcctatttattaatatgaaactttgtaaatgaccccgtccagctccactgggcgataacACTGTGCGTGAGGCTCTGAGttctttcttgagttactgaaccttttgtttttatttaacgttacacgtatatagtgcctttctaaaaacccaaggatgctttacaatcagtGCTCCACAttaaatctacacacacactggcatgaaggggcagccaaacgcacacagccTACTCTCATCCAGGaacaaccgtccacctggaggactgcatcggtcACTAGaatttcacccaggatagagcgccaatccatatctgggcacatagagacattcattcacatacacaccaggacagttattagaggagccaattcacctactctccatgcttttggactgtgggaggaaatcggagacctcggaggaaacccatgcagacacagggagaacatggaaacttcacccagatgggacttgaatccaagatcccagcgctgagaggcgaacgtgctaaccactaatcCAGCGTGCTGCCCAACCTTGACATGCCCATGGATGAAGCCACAGTTCACATTGAAGAAcctactcttctttggttccagctgggaacaaaatTTTATGGTTCTGgttttatgtcggtggaaatgcGGCAGATGGTTCCAAATTGAGTTAAAAAACTTGAACCATTCTGGTTCCTGGTTGGTGCTATGTGAAATATAATTGAaataacaacagatggtgtagtgGCATCATCTAACATCAGAAGGTGAAATAATGTTCCTACTTGCACCTTTCAACATTAGGAGgcagtcagtcattcagtcagtaaGAGAAAAGGCCTTTTTTATTGGTCAGCTTggtcttgcaaaaaaaaaaaaaaaaagataaataatagcaaataaaaaaactaaagttACTGGATTTGTTAAATTGCAATAATCTGACTTAAACTGAATCTAAAATTTAAATTACCTTTTTTGAAGATGAAATACAGGGaggaaaatgaaagagaatgaaagaaacaaagaaaaaagagagacagaaaacaagaaaaagttaagaaaagaaaaagctcATGCAGATGTCCCAAATACTTTGGTTTCATCTGTGTTATGAAAAGATGAGTCCAAGTTTCAGCTTGTTCACAGGAAAATGTATGTTGAGATCAATATGCCAAAGACAAACTGGATCATCCAAACTGAGGTGCATCACGGCCCACTGCATGACAAACTCATATATGTGTGAATTTATCATTGATGAAGAGCTGAAAATTGGGATTTTAGAGAGGCATCTGCTGTAATTTAAATGGAATCTTTTACAGGGAAGTTTTTATTGGGTGTGTTGAATGaatcaaattctaaatttgtttatgaAATAAGTAGATCGCTGGACATTTTAGTGCATTTTGTGCTTTTgtaagttaaataaatgttcaagaggattaaaaaatcacaaattctagattttaatgcattttacaaaatgtcaaaTCTTCTCCCGAAATTGATGTAAACAAAAGGAAGCACTTAAACAAATCAGTCTTGCTATTAATatatgatttgtttatttaagccTTTCTAACAATTgcgcattttttttattaacctTTTAATTTTTCCTTAACAGTAATTGGTTTTGCTCCTtttttaaaatctctctctctctctctctctctctctctctctctctgtgtgtgtgtgtgtgtgtgtgtgtgtgtataaattcTAATAACTGACTTTATTCAGAGTGCAACTAACTAcatgctgtctctctctctcttataattaaacatttaatataatGGACATCATTAACAGTTTAATcgatttttaaattattttatattacataGCACACTGTGGTCATCGAGAATAAGatctgtttttatatattagTATCAATAATACTTGCTGCAGttgaaattaaaatttaagttgAATAAAAAGGTATGTTTTGATTAAATTGTGGTTTTAACTTGACCACTTTACAGTTAGcactcataataataataattagtagACCGAAAATGACTTGTGATTATGTCAATTTAACTATTTTTAGGCTTACATTTACACCTTTTTTAGgctttaaaattataataaattaaaaaccgTGTCCAGTTTAGAGCTTTGTGTATGAGCATTGGGAACGTTACCTAAAATGTGTTGTTAATATTAATTACAGGTGTCTTAATCCCCACTGAGTTCTGGTCACACCTCGTTGTTCAAACTCACCAGAGATTTACACCTTTACCTCAATAAGCGAAGGGGACTCGTCTGCTTTTGAGCCAGTTCACTCTGAAACAATACATAATAATTGAACTGATTTCTTTGAAATTCATGAACACTATATAACTACATAACAATCCATCATGTTTATCAGTGTGGAGTAAGTTGAGGATAAGAGGCTGCTTCGGGAATGTATACGATGTTTGGGAACTTCTATCCGAAATTAAAATAGCGGATGTGCTAAgttttaataatgaaaacatttcCCGTTAATATGACATAATGTaatctaataaaaaataaaaaataaaaatgtcaaaaatgacGCGTTCCCTTCATGTCCTTTCTGGAAAACATGAGGTATAAGGGAGGTATTTCAGTCTTATATATGTGAGGAAAGTCCGTACAAGTTTGTAAGTTATTAGCGTGACAGAGTAAGGTACTATAAGTGGCTAAGTCAGATGTCAGATTCCATGTTACCTTTATGCGTAACACacggtaacacacacacacacacacacacacacacactttttttcaaATGATGAGAACCATTTTTCTGTAGACGCGTAAAGTGTTTGAGCTCACCTTGTTTTCCGGTTcacactgctgtgactgagTTGGATATGAGTGTGTTTCACTGAAGTTTCCTCCTcagttttttctccattttcctCGGGACCTTTTCATTCAGTGTCATTTCCCATCGATCTATTCCACTCTCTAAattcctttctctcttctctctctctccgcgaGCAGATGAGCGATGTTTCATCGAAGAATGCTCCTcatcttcccctctctctcgaCTCGAGACCGATGCACATACACGAGGGTGAAGAAATGACGGGAGTGTAGATTACATTCTAGgcgtactctctctctctctctctctctctctctctctctctctctctctctctctctctctctctcaacatgtctcctcctctctcccaccccctcctccctcctctcccTGTCCCATCGGATTAGGTTCTAGAGAACATAGAGGACACAAGAAATATAtaccaacaaataaatatataaattaatataaaaaatagagTTTAGAgttgattatatttttaatcaaatgaTTAAATGAAGATGAGTTACAAACCTATTTTTTCTCAGTACATTAATGTCCAAGTCTAATATTGCTGTCTATTTTGTTTGATCTCTTATGGTTAATTTTGTGTACTTTTAAGACTTCTACCTGATGAAGGTTTATGTAAAAATGATGCAGAAATGTAGAAACTTCTAAAGGGTTCACAAACTTTCAAGCACCAatctaaagaaaaacaaaaacactgtatttccatttaaaaaatagaGGTGAAGAGGATGTTTCTCTTGATGATATAGAAAATCATGGAAAAACTTtatacacataaaaacacacatacatatgaaTTGTTTTAACATTCTTTTGTCCTTGCAGTGACCACTGTGCTTTTGACATTTAAGGAAAAGGCAGTCATTCTGTTGCTGTGATAAGTGAGCACTTatgaatctgtgtttgtcattaaactatctatctatctatctatctatctatctatctatctatctatctatctatctatctatatatctatctatctatctatctatctatctatctatctatctatctatctatatgaCTTTAACGTGAAAGGGTGAGGCAAGCACATGTATCCCCAGCCCATGTTCTATTCCCGCTGCTGCAAACTAAATGCTAATGGACAGCACAATACGCTTGGAGGTGAATGCTAACTGCACTGAAGGATGCAGAAGGTGATGACTGAGACATCACCATGGATTGAATTATAGCAATCTCCTGATGATAGTTATGTTTGGCAATGTTATGATCCGCACTAACATGGATtagccattttcattttaacatgCTGTTAAATTTCAGCACCACGGCCAGCGTTCAGAACCTCATATTCCTTACTTTCTAGTATCCCTACTACTCACTTATCATATAGATACACACCTGAGCTCCATCAGACAACATCATCATCAGCCTCATCATCATCTGAGGTCAGATAGAGAAAGCTTGACCTTGATCAAGATCTGCTCTTAATCTCACTGTCCCTTAATTTTATAAGTCCAGTCAAAAACTGATAATGAATATCTATTATGTATTAATTTCTTTTAACTGCACTCTAAACCACTGCTATTCCAAACCACCTAGAGCCCTGTTCAGACAATAAATTCCTGAAAGCTTAGGTTGACTCTTTTCATCCATTTTGCCATTTGCTTTATTAAGAATATTGACAATATTGACAATATATAAGACAATATTTGAGAACATAAACGTTTTGGAGAATTGCATTTAAGAGCATTCTTAAGTCGATGCTTAAAGatgacattcacaattttattcaaaaaacatttttataagaaataaaaatgtctgATTGCATGCTTAAAACTGGTCTTGCATGTCTCTAACCGGTATtttaggctttctctctctgctgaggCACAGAAAAGGCATATGGGGTTGTTTTAGTCAACATCCAAacaactccaaacattgaaaagcacagaCCAAGCGCACCCTGTAAAAGACGCAGatattctgaacataaacaaacaagaaaagtCTTTCCCCCAAATTGTATACATTCACTTTAAAGATTTTCTTTGTGAATTCAGCCCCTGATGTTTCATTCAAGCCTGATTCCCTGCACAGCGCTTGTTGAAGGCATTGTTGGAGCATTACACAATGTTCCTACACTAGAAAACCAACAGTCCTTGCTTGTGCAGCCATCCATTTTAGAATTAGTGTGAATGGTGCAACAGGTAATgttgctttcacacagctccagggtccagagATTTTaggtttgagccccgctctgggtgactgtctgtgactgaGTTAAGTGTGTTTCCCATGGGTCCTGTTGGTTTTCTTTCAAGGCCTCTGGTTTcattccacggtccaaaaacacctgtttgaattggctactcaaaagtggcCATAAGTTTGAATGTGAGCATGAGTGAATgcattaacaaaacaaacaaaacagatcaACCAAgtcattattaaatatattgtatttgttttgtgttcatACAGCGACAACTGGATTtacaaattacttttttttctgttagagTTTCATCTGTATTTCACATGCTGTCCTATATTACTTTTAGATCATATACATTAAAACTTACAGTCTTTTTAAATTTCTCATTAGCATTGTGTGTATAGTAAAGCTATAGTGGCCCTGGACGTTCCTGATTAGAAGTTGAACTTTAATAGAGCTCGTCCTTGTAAAGAGCGAGGGATGAGAATGAAAGAGGGGTcataaagaagagagagagcatgtccCTCTGTTTCAGAGTCTCTCGTAAAAAAGCCACAAAGAGGAAGATCTGCTGTTACCTTCAGTTTAacaagcacaacacaacacaaccatggagagagtgagagagagagagagagagagagagagagagaaatcataTCCTCAAAATTGAAGTGAAATTAttgtataataaaataaattatttgtagGAATTTTTAATGCCTTTTAAAAAGGCAATTTTAAAAAGCTTACATGGAGTGTCAGTACCGATTCTAAAGACCAAAGCTGTTCTGATCATGGTTTCATATTGTTGTTCTCTCTTGGATTTATGGATTATAAGATATTTATTCCTTAATGGCCTTTTTAAACCAGAAACAAAGCATTCAAATATTATTTGGTATTAAAATAtaagtattaaaatatatataataagagAATGAGAGGAAAATTGAATGGATGTTTTATAGAAATGATCCAGCAAAATTTTCTTCACTTTAACATTCTGTCTCACACCACCACCCCCCAAAGTCCCAGTCATACacctacacccacacacactcccccctcCTGCAGCCTAATATGTagaacacacacatgtggaaGCCAGACGTGAGAAAGGGGCAGATGGTGTCcagcaccccccaccccaccccacaaaAACCAatgcacatacacagagagagagagagagagagagagagagagagatgaaactGCATTTGAGCCTTACTCACTGTTCCCTATGAAaacctccctgtttctgtgtgtgtggcccACAACATTGTCCCAATGTTCAAATTGATTGTAAAAATGGTTCCCTAATCTATGACTGCATATATAAGGCAACATATTGTGAGAGAATATATATTGTCTTAATACAGTATGGGTGGTACATAaaaccatgtgtgtgtttttttctacTGTGAGTGTTTGCTGGTCCATGTGGGTTATCTTCAACTGTGCTTTAAAATGCTGTTTGGATCATGTTTATTGATCAGTGTCAGATTGATTGATGGACGACCCTTTCGCGGCTTAATTCACCTTAAGTACCAAATCAATGGAAATTTCTCCTGCCACAGTAGAGCATGACACATGGCCTTttaacaaatacaaatgcacACGTGCAACTCCCCCtcccctctacacacacacacacatgcacagatgtTTAACATATGGCACAAACAACATGGTGTGTATGTGGCCTTCTCAGAGTCCAGATTTAACATGAATATTTAATAGTTTGGCTCTTCCAGCTGTACTTATTAGAGGCAcactttttaattgtttatagtTGGAAGAATAACTTCCCCCACCTCCAGGGTTGTTCTATTCCAAACAACTGAAGGACAGACATTTTTGCCCTAGGCTGAAGAGCCAGATTTATGCAGTGTTCCATTTACCTCTAAAGTCAAAAGTCTGAAGCAGGGAAATACACCACACCCGAGCTGTCCACATTCcatttaaacattcagaaaccTATATGACCCAAATTATCATTTTTAGCCTATCCCTGGTTAGCATTGCAGCTAATAACAGCACATTATGCAATATTTTACGGATCTAAAAACAAGGAAACACGTCCACATATAGCGGTTGGACTGTACTTGATATAAGTTTGATATAAGTTCTAATAAACTGTATTAttgcttttaaacactgttgatATTCAGGCATCTCTCTCTGAACTCAGGTTGGTGAGGCCTCTCGAAAGTCTCAGTAGGGAATCTGACTCATGAGTTGTTCCTACGTTCCTACTTGGAATGTGGAAAATCCGACATCTGTATTCAAATGGAATACAGCATAGATTATCATTGTTAGCTTGTCCCTGGTTAACATTGCTTAGGATACTTATGGGATATTATGGGATATTTTACACATCCAAACATTCACATATAGCAAGTCCTGCTCTTGGGAGTCCTGCTcctggtaactgtctgtgaggagttggtgtgttctccctgtgtccgtgtgggtttccccgggtgctccggttgcctctcacagtccaaaaaacatacattggtaggtggactggtgactctaaagtgtccatagatgtgagttaatgggtcgccctgtgaaggactggcgccctgtccaggatgtgttcccaccttgcgcacagtgattctgagtaggctccggacgcACCGAAATCCtgcactggataagcggttacagataatgaatgaatgaatgatatgtgGGCAGCCAGCCAACTTTCTGAGTAGGAAATCCAACTTGTGGGGGTGTCCCAGTTGAAATATCCTAAttggaactgtggaactacTTGGAAATTCTGGCATCTGACTCACCACAACCACAATATATTCATGACTCAAAAGTTTGCTTCTTCATCAGAAGAAGTGACAAGTAAGGGGAAAGTACCATCACAAAATTGTCTAAACCAAATCTACTTTTCGATACCATATTATCcctaagaacagaacaaatagaTGTGCATGTTTTTGcacagttttttttcctttcagaaAAGGGTgcttgacattgtaacaatagGTGAACACTGTTTGGTGCCCTTCTCTGAAAggtatatagaaccatctatagaaCTTACTCCATCAAtttgaagaaccccttcatgacACAAAGAAAGcattaatcatgcaaaagtgttcagggttctatatagatcTACTTCCAGTATTAAAGAACCTTTGTAGAAACATCATATTTAAGAACAAATCAGGTAAAGAAAGGCAAGTGTATACATAAGTA contains:
- the nhlh2 gene encoding helix-loop-helix protein 2; translation: MMLSPDHSDSDLLWPQSDPENLLNVIKSEHLVNEAVELEVDSKSRSRSVAPPLTREEKRRRRRATAKYRLAHATRERIRVEAFNVAFAELRKLLPTLPPDKKLSKIEILRLAICYISYLNHVLDV